Proteins from a single region of Sphingopyxis sp. BSN-002:
- a CDS encoding NAD(P)H-hydrate epimerase, whose product MSVPADAPILTSDAMRAAEAACAASGTSLAELMDRAGAAVADIAWRMAAGAPILILCGPGNNGGDGYVAAALLAERGASVRVAALAPPTTDLAKAARAKWTGEIEAIDGHLLPAPVVVDSLFGVGLTRPLADELAARLSRFADKRIIAVDVPSGVEADGNEDWNPPLAADVTVALGALKPAHVLLPASQHMGRVMLAAIGIEADRTVRTLPRTISATPDAHSHKFNRGMMLVKAGPMAGAGDLAAAAGLRAGAGYVVLSGAESKSFSAIIAEDAVRYGERLEDKRLGVVVIGCGYPASDSLGADVVAALDAGKPLVLDAAAIDAALPRLRARRGGVSAILTPHEGEFARAFPGLGGSKIERAKAAASDSGAVVIYKGADTVIAAPDGRVVAAWPGSPWLATAGTGDVLAGACGAMLARGGDSFDAAVAAVGWHIAQATRIGPGLVADDLIRD is encoded by the coding sequence ATGTCCGTTCCCGCCGACGCCCCGATCCTGACCAGCGACGCGATGCGCGCCGCCGAGGCAGCTTGCGCAGCATCGGGAACCTCGCTCGCCGAGTTGATGGACCGCGCCGGCGCGGCGGTAGCGGACATCGCTTGGCGGATGGCGGCGGGCGCCCCGATCCTGATCCTGTGCGGGCCCGGCAACAATGGTGGAGACGGCTATGTAGCGGCGGCGTTGCTCGCCGAGCGCGGCGCGAGCGTTCGCGTGGCCGCGCTCGCGCCGCCGACCACCGATCTTGCGAAAGCCGCACGGGCGAAATGGACGGGTGAGATCGAAGCGATCGACGGGCACCTGCTGCCCGCGCCGGTCGTCGTCGATTCGCTGTTCGGCGTGGGGCTGACGCGGCCGTTGGCGGACGAATTGGCGGCGCGTCTGAGCAGGTTTGCGGACAAGCGCATCATTGCGGTTGATGTGCCGAGCGGCGTCGAAGCCGACGGGAACGAAGACTGGAACCCCCCGCTTGCGGCGGATGTTACGGTGGCGCTTGGTGCGCTCAAACCGGCCCATGTCCTGTTGCCGGCGTCGCAGCATATGGGCCGGGTTATGCTCGCGGCGATCGGGATCGAAGCGGATCGAACGGTACGAACCTTGCCGCGGACGATTTCGGCAACACCCGATGCGCATTCGCACAAGTTCAATCGCGGGATGATGCTCGTGAAGGCCGGCCCGATGGCGGGCGCGGGGGACTTGGCTGCAGCTGCTGGATTGCGGGCGGGCGCTGGCTATGTCGTGCTAAGCGGCGCGGAGAGTAAGTCATTCTCGGCGATCATCGCCGAGGACGCGGTGCGCTACGGCGAGCGACTGGAGGACAAGCGGCTGGGCGTGGTCGTGATCGGGTGTGGCTATCCCGCGAGTGATAGCCTTGGTGCCGATGTGGTCGCAGCGCTCGATGCTGGAAAGCCACTGGTGCTCGACGCCGCGGCGATCGATGCGGCATTGCCAAGGCTGCGAGCGCGGCGCGGCGGGGTATCGGCGATCCTGACCCCGCACGAAGGCGAGTTCGCGCGGGCCTTTCCCGGTCTGGGCGGCAGCAAGATCGAGCGGGCGAAGGCGGCCGCGTCGGATAGCGGTGCGGTCGTGATCTACAAGGGCGCCGACACGGTCATCGCGGCGCCCGATGGCCGCGTTGTGGCTGCGTGGCCGGGGAGTCCATGGCTGGCAACGGCGGGGACGGGCGACGTCCTCGCCGGCGCCTGCGGAGCGATGCTCGCGCGCGGGGGAGATTCCTTCGATGCGGCGGTTGCGGCGGTGGGCTGGCATATTGCGCAGGCGACGCGTATAGGCCCCGGCCTTGTGGCCGACGATCTGATTAGGGACTGA